Proteins encoded within one genomic window of Calonectris borealis chromosome 1, bCalBor7.hap1.2, whole genome shotgun sequence:
- the AKAP11 gene encoding A-kinase anchor protein 11 isoform X1, whose product MDMYARAQGNRMKPRISVKKGFGEAVLHSMKSLLHSRKELCNVSADGCLNREEQDNFIEITFIGFAEEMGTVHLQELAAVSAELPDVLKSLQLCKLKENEIIFLKDVKKTLAKPYVMKHQNHLPEVFCVMRLSPSFPRIKADYIFTLLSKYTTGIRYAVEINSLQKHQTETSHGEDDDTNQSVSSIEDDFVTAFEHLDEDDPSKIQSAGACSFTSRNHRDAASQTIPAQCLEAVDSKILVGSARRKSSARSSTLIDILGLKELSSVKNSVTTSISDPWIQRSFYKPYNPSDQGVNFLCKTLFSSSPAESSESDCSSPSPIIFLDEEGYQKSLKAKLQLPKIPVVKDGIEDSDSEVSEFFDSFDQFDELEQALENSCKVIRDPILGNPSQKRRTALEQLSSASITMNPQKFKFDRPTLPANVMKPTPRKPESPYSSVFDVPDSPRPVKTSGEENGGLFSPIRSSAFSPLGSCGSSECLCRINLGGDGTGQNRHDAVYSSYSAYADSVSFEILGSVFHSESSSEQVCPGNYSKHKGIALKEKKGEAADLKMKTGKEPDKQAKSKHKSLMIRDSIQKFATELVEKSFGSAFKDLQKGVSSCTNALCHLAARLTSSVFQMAFYEIGRRRAVSLKERAINGIASFLVSEAITGALKELRHVKKQIFTNTVARFAADLAEELVFEGIMEVCQFSYPSTPTAAQPSSFDYEDKVVRSYARDLSESVIQEAFIELSQVDVTFTTQAAISVSMDNIKYVSAESMLESTRTSTVFPNFNDRVALKPIQDSKKEYTVQQALFCTSGVVSSISVPLAGRALCQHQVSSDAYKAKVSTAPNSDENMKIYKDSTHPFFTSRKREEEVASFRNIYLTSDHSQSTENTPPLVHNQNNTTQTNNRSGMNNNSELTSGSKGINTFSGTMVDMIVNEAYEAITSSRVTKAVEECTDFLTRKIIDKKPYVQCIGEDFPKNMFADHLAKYVIKQGVDESKTVLCHTSENLACNVSSQTFTGIGRKEQCVTKKQEAEKQSNVSIIVEQQQMPLNNPCKFLLTPTHSVQCFSESKDCWREQKGHRFSSKSPPPCSTVTFARHVLEDFTGTGSCSITYLNKSSKKYDTQKPSSGPLTYRQADCFLHANSFSSVMFGSEDALQMEDKSGLKDGNSCVMPDTPPPTPLVPCQGSSERNLRKVSKKLKGELAKEFAPATPPSTPYNPSVTGFPETEHDSLENEEFMLKLMRSLSEEVESSEDEDHSEMPLEKEERSEKTIQYADCLASHIISIATEMAASHLDGKTNEREADRQVQLGMQNKRCGYTAFINIPEETCNSLWNYAGDMAGKVINEAKKIVKSRHCKLLRLKRVNCQVDCLYLRKGDKDYSSKEQRGPVRDQWLGERDSAVLSLPQGSGMTGLTSKYPSCESVTDEYADHVIRVLKREGGNAELLMDQYASRLAYKSIKSGLQQAARKNKLRCNRKTFPGQHAQVNSKLELIKAVNKDAVQQVKSSIHRCEDQAYERNAGTQRTECTELLQHFSESLAHSITCDVRKKLKMSGACLPKSLTDSCLYKKTEFDEVTGDLIKTRFSRTFLPFSPDHKLYHSTGSLNENGYSEGIIQAIEQYAKKVADDTLEMSLESAVLHVAENRKNGDRLSYTEKLSPFSGTVCRCCSVKEHRYCTESTPHHLPAQESSIPVKHFLHSGLGGACQKSRVFQLDIPKIHVDVEQKTVFSDKGATAAVEKAEGELSYTSLTADSGIGQDGVSFAESLTTEIMTSAMTNIGQAVNISSVGREGFHSVESIVSQQLSLSIGDDSTGSWSNLSFEDEHPDESSSFLHLSDSSAVFSSSPGSNGNSSSWSSLGLEGDMYEENLSFPTSDSDGTEDKDEDSKDAVEGLEQIRKTLAIANIDLEPNLVDPQLRAALQWLAASETEVSDLHFHDTATREFVFLSRRLRERDWKVGDLLQAVLKYCEMVEKASDGEQALNKSLLTHLRLVLVSGCVTALEEWCSK is encoded by the exons gGTTTTGGTGAAGCTGTACTGCACTCTATGAAGTCACTGCTACACAGCAGAAAAGAGTTATGCAATGTATCAGCAGACGGATGTCTAAATCGGGAAGAACAAGATAATTTTATTGAG attaCATTTATAGGTTTTGCTGAAGAGATGGGTACTGTTCATTTACAG GAGTTGGCAGCTGTTTCTGCAGAGCTCCCAGATGTTCTGAAATCGCTCCAGTTGTgcaaactaaaagaaaatgagattataTTTCTAAAAGATGTAAAGAAAACCTTGGCAAAACCTTATGTCATGAAACATCAG AATCACCTTCCTGAAGTGTTTTGTGTGATGAGACTGTCTCCTTCATTCCCAAGGATCAAAGCTGATTATATATTTACGTTGCTGAGCAAGTATACTACAGGCATAAGATATGCAGTGGAAATAAACTCATTGCAAAAACATCAAACAGAGACATCCCATGGAGAAGACGATGACACTAACCAGTCAGTTTCTTCAATTGAGGATGATTTTGTCACTGCTTTCGAACACTTAGATGAAGATGACCCTTCAAAAATACAAAGTGCTG gtgcatGCAGCTTTACTTCTCGAAACCATCGAGATGCTGCTTCACAGACCATCCCTGCTCAATGTTTAGAAGCTGTTGACTCAAAGATCCTTGTGGGTTCTGCACGTCGAAAGTCATCTGCCAGATCTTCTACTTTGATTGATATTTTGGGACTTAAGGAACTGTCGTCAGTAAAAAATTCAGTTACAACCTCAATTTCTGATCCTTGGATACAAAGGAGTTTCTATAAGCCATATAATCCTTCTGATCAAGGTGTTAATTTTTTAtgtaaaacattgttttcctcctctccagctgAATCCTCTGAGTCAGATTGCTCCAGCCCAAGCCCCATCATCTTCTTAGATGAAGAAGGGTATCAAAAAAGCTTGAAGGCAAAACTTCAGCTGCCAAAAATTCCAGTAGTGAAAGATGGTATAGAGGATTCAGACTCAGAAGTAAGTGAATTTTTTGATAGTTTTGATCAGTTCGATGAGCTGGAACAAGCCTTGGAAAACTCTTGCAAGGTTATTAGGGATCCCATCTTAGGGAATCCCTCCCAGAAAAGGAGGACTGCACTTGAACAATTGTCTTCTGCAAGCATTACAATGAATCCTCAGAAATTCAAGTTTGATCGTCCCACTCTCCCAGCCAACGTAATGAAACCAACACCTCGTAAACCAGAATCACCATATAGCAGCGTCTTTGATGTCCCGGATTCCCCTCGCCCAGTTAAAACATCAGGGGAAGAGAACGGAGGCTTGTTCAGCCCTATTAGATCATCGGCTTTCAGTCCACTAGGGAGCTGTGGTTCTTCTGAATGTTTATGTCGAATTAATCTTGGTGGAGATGGGACAGGTCAGAATCGCCATGATGCAGTTTATAGTAGTTATTCAGCATACGCTGATAGTGTTTCATTTGAAATACTGGGTTCTGTTTTTCATTCTGAGTCCTCATCAGAACAAGTATGTCCAGGAAATTATTCGAAACACAAAGGGAttgctttgaaagagaaaaaaggtgaAGCTGCAGATCTCAAAATGAAAACTGGTAAGGAGCCAGATAAACAAGCAAAATCTAAACATAAGTCATTAATGATTAGAGATAGCATTCAAAAATTTGCAACTGAATTAGTTGAAAAAAGTTTTGGCAGTGCATTTAAAGACCTGCAAAAAGGTGTTTCTTCATGTACCAATGCACTTTGTCATTTGGCTGCTAGGTTAACTTCTTCGGTCTTTCAAATGGCTTTTTATGAGATTGGAAGACGTAGAGCAGTCTCCCTGAAGGAGCGTGCCATTAATGGGATAGCAAGCTTTTTGGTGAGTGAAGCTATAACTGGTGCTTTGAAAGAACTGCGGCAcgtaaagaaacaaatatttaccAACACTGTTGCACGGTTTGCGGCAGACCTTGCTGAAGAACTTGTGTTTGAAGGAATCATGGAAGTATGCCAGTTTTCGTATCCATCGACACCTACAGCTGCACAGCCTTCATCATTTGATTATGAAGACAAAGTGGTAAGATCCTATGCCAGAGATTTGTCTGAATCTGTCATTCAGGAGGCTTTTATTGAACTATCTCAGGTTGATGTGACCTTCACAACACAAGCAGCCATTAGTGTTTCCATGGACAACATTAAATATGTGAGCGCAGAAAGTATGTTAGAGTCAACACGGACTTCCAcagtttttcctaattttaatGATAGGGTAGCACTGAAGCCAATCCAAGATTCCAAGAAGGAATATACAGTACAGCAAGCTCTATTTTGCACCTCTGGTGTTGTAAGTTCAATATCTGTGCCCTTAGCTGGAAGAGCTCTTTGTCAACATCAGGTTTCCTCTGATGCTTATAAAGCAAAAGTATCCACTGCTCCGAATTCtgatgaaaatatgaaaatatacaaaGATTCCACTCATCCATTTTTCACaagcagaaagagagaggaggaagtcGCTTCTTTCAGAAATATATACCTAACTTCAGATCACAGTCAAAGTACTGAAAATACTCCACCACTCGTACATAACCAAAACAATACCACACAAACAAATAACAGATCTGGAATGAACAATAATTCAGAATTAACAAGTGGGTCAAAAGGCATTAATACTTTCTCTGGAACTATGGTAGATATGATAGTAAATGAAGCTTATGAAGCCATAACCTCATCTAGAGTAACAAAAGCAGTAGAAGAGTGTACAgattttttaacaagaaaaataatagatAAAAAACCTTATGTGCAATGTATTGGTGAAGATTTCCCCAAGAATATGTTCGCAGATCACTTGGCCAAGTATGTCATTAAACAGGGTGTGGATGAAAGTAAAACTGTGTTATGCCACACTAGTGAGAATTTAGCATGTAATGTGAGCTCACAGACTTTCACAGGTATCGGTAGAAAAGAACAATGTGTGACAAAGAAGCAAGAGGCTGAGAAGCAAAGTAATGTTTCTATAATTGTGGAACAACAACAGATGCCTTTGAATAATCCATGTAAATTTCTTCTTACTCCAACTCATTCTGTTCAGTGTTTTTCAGAATCTAAAGACTGTTGGCGGGAACAGAAAGGGCACAGGTTTTCGTCAAAATCACCACCGCCTTGTTCCACTGTGACTTTTGCTAGGCATGTTCTAGAGGACTTTACTGGCACAGGAAGCTGCTCGATAACGTACTTAAACAAGTCCTCAAAAAAATACGATACTCAGAAACCATCATCAGGACCTTTGACTTACAGGCAGGCTGATTGTTTTCTGCATGCAAATAGCTTTTCTTCAGTGATGTTTGGCAGTGAAGATGCTTTGCAGATGGAAGATAAATCAGGTCTCAAAGATGGAAATAGCTGTGTAATGCCTGATACACCCCCACCAACTCCTTTAGTACCGTGTCAAGGTAGTTCTGAAAGAAACCTAAGAAAAGTATCTAAGAAACTCAAGGGAGAATTGGCAAAGGAATTTGCACCTGCAACACCCCCTTCTACACCATACAATCCATCCGTTACTGGTTTCCCTGAAACTGAACATGACTCTTTGGAAAATGAGGAATTTATGCTGAAACTCATGCGGTCGCTTTCTGAAGAAGTGGAAAGTAGTGAAGATGAAGATCATTCTGAAATGCCCCTTGAGAAAGAGGAGCGTTCAGAAAAAACAATTCAGTATGCAGATTGCTTAGCTAGCCATATAATTTCAATAGCGACTGAAATGGCTGCTTCCCATTTAGATGGTAAAACAAACGAAAGAGAAGCTGATAGACAGGTTCAGTTAGGTATGCAAAACAAAAGATGTGGATATACTGCATTTATAAATATTCCAGAAGAGACATGCAATTCTTTATGGAATTATGCGGGTGATATGGCAGGAAAAGTCATCAATGAGGCCAAGAAAATAGTGAAATCAAGGCATTGTAAACTGTTGAGGTTGAAGCGGGTTAACTGTCAGGTGGATTGCCTTTATCTGAGAAAAGGCGATAAAGATTATAGTTCAAAAGAACAGCGCGGTCCAGTGCGGGACCAGTGGCTGGGGGAGAGAGATTCAGCTGTACTTTCTTTACCACAAGGTTCAGGCATGACAGGTTTGACTTCCAAATACCCAAGCTGTGAAAGTGTGACTGACGAATACGCAGATCACGTTATTCGAGTTTTGAAAAGAGAAGGTGGTAATGCTGAACTGTTAATGGATCAGTATGCTAGCAGACTTGCTTACAAGTCTATCAAATCAGGCTTACAGCAAGCTGCTAGAAAAAACAAATTGAGATGCAACAGAAAGACATTTCCTGGGCAACATGCACAGGTAAATAGTAAGCTGGAGCTGATCAAAGCAGTGAATAAAGATGCAGTACAGCAAGTGAAAAGTAGCATTCATCGCTGTGAAGACCAAGCGTATGAAAGGAATGCTGGCACACAGAGAACAGAATGCACAGAGTTGTTACAACATTTTTCAGAATCCCTTGCTCACAGTATCACTTGTGATGTCAGGAAGAAATTGAAAATGTCGGGAGCATGTTTGCCAAAGTCTCTAACAGATTCCTGTCTATATAAAAAGACTGAATTTGATGAAGTCACAGGGGATCTTATTAAAACAAGATTTTCTAggacatttcttcctttctccccagaTCATAAACTGTATCATAGTACAGGCAGTTTAAATGAAAATGGCTACAGTGAAGGCATAATTCAAGCTATAGAACAATATGCTAAGAAAGTAGCAGATGATACTCTAGAAATGAGTTTAGAGTCGGCTGTTCTCCATgtggctgaaaacagaaaaaatggggATAGGCTCTCATATACTGAGAAACTGTCTCCTTTTTCTGGAACTGTCTGTAGATGCTGCAGTGTGAAGGAACATCGGTACTGTACAGAAAGTACGCCTCATCACCTACCCGCGCAAGAATCCTCCATTCCAGTGAAGCATTTTCTTCATTCTGGACTAGGTGGTGCCTGTCAAAAATCAAGAGTGTTTCAGCTTGATATTCCTAAAATTCATGTTGATGTAGAACAGAAGACAGTATTTTCTGACAAGGGGGCTACTGCGGCTGTagagaaagcagaaggagagCTGAGTTACACAAGTCTGACAGCTGACAGTGGTATTGGACAAGATGGAGTCAGTTTTGCTGAAAGCCTTACTACTGAAATAATGACATCAGCTATGACTAATATTGGTCAGGCAGTTAACATAAG CTCTGTTGGAAGAGAAGGATTTCACTCTGTTGAATCTATTGTTAGCCAGCAGTTGAGTCTTAGTATTGGTGATGATAGCACTGGGAGTTGGTCCAATCTAAGTTTTGAAGATGAACATCCTGATGAGAGCAGCAGTTTTCTTCACCTCAGTGACAG TTCAGCTGTGTTCTCTTCTTCTCCTGGCAGTAATGGTAACAGCAGTAGCTGGAGCAGTCTTGGTTTAGAAGGGGATATGTATGAGGAGAATTTATCCTTTCCAACATCAGACAG tgatggaACAGAAGATAAAGATGAGGACTCCAAGGATGCTGTAGAAG gtTTGGAGCAAATACGAAAGACTTTAGCAATAGCGAATATTGATCTGGAACCAAATCTAGTGGacccccagctcagagcagcacTCCAGTGGCTGGCAGCTTCTGAAACAGAGGTGTCTGATCTTCACTTTCATGACACTGCTACAAGGGAATTTGTCTTT